Proteins from a genomic interval of Phalacrocorax aristotelis chromosome 3, bGulAri2.1, whole genome shotgun sequence:
- the GALM gene encoding galactose mutarotase, giving the protein MTEVKREVFGQMPQEEGGGVVEKFILKSDSVKVEILSLGCIIAALEAKDRDGEFSDVVLGFDTLEGYMKKHPFFGAVVGRVANRIAKGRFTVDGKEYQLTLNDGPNSLHGGARGFDKVLWSPQVLPNGVCFFRLSPDGEEGYPGDLKVWVTYTLSGGELTINYRAQTSKTTPISLTNHAYFNLAGQGSQDIYNHKISIEADSYLPVDDTKIPTGEVAAVQGTSFDLRWPVDLGKHLQKFHLDGFDHNFCLQQAQARRLVARAHHPPTGRAMEVHTTQPGIQFYTGNNLDGSLKGKGAVVYPKHSAFCLETQNWPDAVNKPHFPNALLQPGEEYNHTTWLVFNTA; this is encoded by the exons ATGACAGAAGTGAAGAGAGAGGTGTTTGGGCAGATGCCccaggaagaaggaggaggagtggTGGAAAAGTTCATCTTAAAGTCAGACAGCGTGAAAGTGGAGATCCTGTCCTTAGGGTGCATAATCGCCGCTCTGGAGGCaaaagacagggatggggagttTTCAGATGTTGTCCTAGGCTTTGACACTTTAGAAG GTTACATGAAGAAGCACCCGTTCTTCGGTGCTGTTGTGGGGCGTGTTGCCAACAGGATTGCAAAGGGGAGGTTCACTGTCGACGGGAAGGAGTATCAGCTGACCCTCAACGATGGGCCCAACAGCCTGCATGGAGGAGCCAGAGGATTTGACAAG GTACTCTGGAGCCCCCAGGTTCTCCCAAACGGCGTCTGCTTCTTCCGTCTCAGCCCTGATGGTGAAGAAGGCTACCCTGGTGACCTGAAAGTCTGGGTGACCTATACACTCAGTGGTGGGGAGCTGACCATCAACTATCGAGCCCAGACCAGCAAAACAACACCCATCAGCCTGACAAACCATGCATACTTCAACCTCGCAGGGCAG GGTTCACAGGATATCTACAATCACAAGATTTCTATTGAAGCAGATTCCTACCTGCCtgtggatgacaccaagatCCCTACTG GGGAGGTGGCAGCCGTGCAGGGCACCAGCTTTGATCTCCGGTGGCCCGTGGATCTGGGGAAGCACTTGCAGAAGTTTCACCTGGATGGCTTTGACCACAacttctgcctgcagcaggcGCAAGCTCGACGCCTCGTGGCCAG GgctcaccacccacccaccGGCAGGGCCATGGAGGTTCACACCACCCAGCCTGGCATCCAGTTTTACACCGGGAACAACCTGGATGGCtccctgaagggcaaaggtgCCGTTGTGTACCCCAAGCACTCAGCTTTCTGCCTGGAAACCCAGAACTGGCCCGACGCTGTCAACAAG ccccacttcCCCAATGCCCTACTCCAGCCGGGTGAGGAATACAACCATACCACATGGCTTGTGTTCAACACTGCTTAA
- the GEMIN6 gene encoding gem-associated protein 6 isoform X2, producing the protein MNDWQRKSPLDWETYVNKMVKVAAVEKHEYEGWVLTVDPVSASIVLATCLENEKASISVVLGHAVQEVEILKEGDNEMKQWLSCIFAPEESKAYSPEELEKRKNDLKTWLETNHIPVTEQGESGGTLCVAGVLTIDPPYGPEECSSSNEIILSRVQGLIQGYLEKQQ; encoded by the exons ATGAATGACTGGCAGAGGAAAAGCCCTCTAGACTGGGAAACATATGTAAACAAAATGGTGAAAGTTGCTGCAGTTGAGAAACATGAATATGAAGGATGGGTCTTAACAGTTGATCCAGTTTCTGCCAG TATCGTCCTTGCAACGTGCCTGGAGAATGAAAAAGCATCCATATCAGTTGTCTTGGGCCATGCTGTCCAGGAGGttgaaatactgaaagaagGGGACAATGAAATGAAGCAATGGCTTTCTTGCATATTTGCAcctgaagaaagcaaagcctACAGTCCAGAGGAACttgaaaagaggaagaatgaCTTGAAGACTTGGCTGGAAACAAACCACATCCCTGTAACAGAGCAAGGTGAATCAGGAGGAACGCTATGTGTGGCAGGGGTATTAACTATTGACCCACCATATGGCCCAGAAGAGTGCAGCAGCTCCAATGAGATTATTCTGTCTCGGGTTCAAGGCTTGATACAGGGCTATCTTGAAAAGCAACAGTGA
- the SRSF7 gene encoding serine/arginine-rich splicing factor 7 — protein sequence MSRYGRYGGETKVYVGNLGTGAGKGELERAFSYYGPLRTVWIARNPPGFAFVEFEDPRDAEDAVRGLDGKVICGSRVRVEVSTGMPRRSRYDRPPARRPFDPNDRCYECGEKGHYAYDCHRYSRRRRSRSRSRSRSRSRGRRYSRSRSRSRGRRSRSASYRRSRSVSPRRSRSVSPRRSRSGSLKRSRSRSRSRSRSRSVTWPRSRSRSHGRSKSGSPAKSRSKSRSPSPKRSRSPSGSPQRSASPERMD from the exons ATGTCGCGTTACGGCCGCTATGGAGGCG AGACCAAGGTGTACGTGGGGAACCTGGGCACGGGCGCGGGCAAAGGCGAGCTGGAGAGAGCCTTCAGCTACTACGGGCCCCTGAGAACCGTGTGGATCGCGAGGAACCCGCCGGGGTTTGCCTTCGTGGAGTTTGAAGACCCGAGGGATGCTGAAGATGCTGTCCGTGGACTTGATGGGAA GGTGATATGTGGCTCCAGAGTTAGAGTGGAAGTGTCAACAGGGATGCCTCGTCGCTCCCGTTATGACAGGCCTCCTGCACGGCGCCCCTTTGACCCTAACGACAGATGCTATGAGTGTGGTGAGAAAGGCCACTATGCTTATGATTGTCACCGCTATAGTCGCCGAAGGAGGAGCAG GTCCCGGTCTAGATCCCGGTCCAGGTCCCGAGGAAGAAGGTATTCTCGGTCACGCAGTCGGAGTCGTGGTAGGAG GTCCAGATCAGCTTCCTATCGTAGGTCCCGGTCTGTTTCTCCTCGTAGGTCTAGGTCTGTGTCTCCCCGCCGGTCCCGATCGGGTTCCTTGAAGAGATCAAG GTCTAGATCAAGATCCAGATCTAGATCCAGGTCTGTTACATGGCCTCGAAGCAG GTCTAGGTCTCATGGCAGATCAAAATCTGGCTCGCCGGCTAAGAG TCGGTCAAAGTCCCGATCACCATCTCCAAAGAGAAG TCGTTCACCATCAGGAAGTCCTCAAAGAAGTGCAAGTCCTGAAAGAATGGATTAA
- the GEMIN6 gene encoding gem-associated protein 6 isoform X1, with product MAAATTTAAVATSPASPPQRPPAAPLPAVLDVGNMNDWQRKSPLDWETYVNKMVKVAAVEKHEYEGWVLTVDPVSASIVLATCLENEKASISVVLGHAVQEVEILKEGDNEMKQWLSCIFAPEESKAYSPEELEKRKNDLKTWLETNHIPVTEQGESGGTLCVAGVLTIDPPYGPEECSSSNEIILSRVQGLIQGYLEKQQ from the exons ATGGCGGCGGCGACGACAACGGCAGCAGTGGCCACCTCGCCTGCCTCCCCCCCTCAACGACCGCCagccgctccgctccccgcg GTTTTGGATGTAGGAAATATGAATGACTGGCAGAGGAAAAGCCCTCTAGACTGGGAAACATATGTAAACAAAATGGTGAAAGTTGCTGCAGTTGAGAAACATGAATATGAAGGATGGGTCTTAACAGTTGATCCAGTTTCTGCCAG TATCGTCCTTGCAACGTGCCTGGAGAATGAAAAAGCATCCATATCAGTTGTCTTGGGCCATGCTGTCCAGGAGGttgaaatactgaaagaagGGGACAATGAAATGAAGCAATGGCTTTCTTGCATATTTGCAcctgaagaaagcaaagcctACAGTCCAGAGGAACttgaaaagaggaagaatgaCTTGAAGACTTGGCTGGAAACAAACCACATCCCTGTAACAGAGCAAGGTGAATCAGGAGGAACGCTATGTGTGGCAGGGGTATTAACTATTGACCCACCATATGGCCCAGAAGAGTGCAGCAGCTCCAATGAGATTATTCTGTCTCGGGTTCAAGGCTTGATACAGGGCTATCTTGAAAAGCAACAGTGA